One stretch of Diabrotica undecimpunctata isolate CICGRU chromosome 5, icDiaUnde3, whole genome shotgun sequence DNA includes these proteins:
- the LOC140442342 gene encoding uncharacterized protein produces the protein MDIIALTETKKKGTGTDMVGNYIHIFTGVPKDKRAARGVSILIKKKLKNNITDWETIDENILRVNIDINGHKITMIAAYAPSDDATINVKEDFFQKIEDILNNIGKNREIIKLGDFNSRTGY, from the coding sequence atggaTATTATAGCActaactgaaacaaaaaaaaaaggaactGGCACTGATATGGTAggaaattatatacatatattcactGGAGTCCCGAAAGATAAAAGAGCCGCTAGGGGAGTATCAAtactaataaagaaaaaacttaagaaTAATATCACAGACTGGGAAACAATTGATGAGAATATCCTAAGAGTAAATATAGACATAAATGGACACAAGATTACCATGATAGCCGCTTATGCCCCCTCTGATGATGCAACAATCAACGTGAAAGAAGATTTCTTTCAAAAAATCGAGGATATACTTAACAACATAGGAAAAAACAGAGAAATAATTAAGCTTGGGGACTTCAATAGTAGAACGGGATATTAG